aatcttttttagcaaaatggatCAATGTGGATAATTTATTtgattcaactcccacacacgTCAACAACTTAATAGTTTTGGGACATAATGCagccttcagcgattttttaatcTATTGTGAtgaatgtcccaaatacgaatccgtagTTAATTaatccaaaatgaccattttttgggcttctggagtccaggggttcccaaagttgtgagtaaaaaaagaattttaggaaccactgagtaggtcatgtcaaaaactttttcaacgtgaaaaacttgtttgaacccgataaacgtcaTGCGAGAtgattttcgaccctcgggggggggggaatggggagggggttaatttttggaaaaattttggaaccactattttgaacctacccctatGAACTTTACTAAAAAGCTTTttcagtttattagtatctgacgaaagacctccatcctaccaaattttgagctcaatattttgcgctggtactcaaaaaatccaattttactatttttcgtaatttcgacatttttggaACCCctagaaaactagaaacctgcgattagcgctaaacgtaacgttttgaggtatatattcaattatctagatgaaataCTTTGATTAGGCTTCCTgtgtattcgtaattttgaaccctttttttagagccctctctttaggcacccctaaaaaaggcgtttatgcatattttttcaaatctactgaaaaattcatatttgaaacacgctagcaagtgctcgataatttttcattcgattttgcctgtaattttcaaaattgagctttttctagtcaaattctgagattttacttttcaaaaaaaaaagacgatttcaacgaagtaaaatctcagaatttgataCAAGAAGTGAACATTTTTCTAGACAGATTTCGCCAGCCCTACGAGCTTTAGGATGGGAATAAACAATAGAGCATCGTTCAAGCAAGTTAAAGCAGTCCCCTTCtccccttttttaaaatcaattttttggtagggATGGTGAAACGATTGCCCTAATTATGCAgccaaaatcagcaaaaatcatGTTGAAGGATAGAGCATCGACGGATATGCTAGTCGGCCATTTTATTTCTAAAACCCATTTTTTATAACTCGAAAACTATGACATCAAGAgttcttttttgtaaaaaatgttaaaatattaccaatttagcaaaaatcttgaaaattcatgCTACAGAATCTAAGAAAGGGCTACCTAGctatctgaaaaaatgtaaaaaaaaatttaattttttttgttttcattttttttgtttttaaaaacctgaaaaactaccgaggaataagtctactcaacacctgctacaagatatatgcgaaaatactggcaaaacgactggcagagcatgcagaagaaaagctgtcagaaagtcaaaacggatttagaaaaggaagatcatgcactgatgcaagttatacagtaaaactactgatggaaaaacggatcgaatacaacctagaaacacacatgtgctttatagacctggaaaaagcatatgatagggttaatagaaaaaaactgtttgaagtcctaaaagatgaagagataacatataaaatgcgaaaggtgataaacagcatatataagaacactagaataagagtacgaattggaaataaactctcagaacaagcagaaataaacagaggagttcgccagggatgcccactgtcttgtgttttattcaacatgtacatggaccacatggtaaaagaatggcagaaaatgaagccaaaaggaatcaagacagacagaaggcaagaaatatcaacagtattattcgcagatgatcaagcagtactagcggaaacagaagatgacctacagagatcaatgtataatttaacaaagacatcagaaaagtatgatatgagaatatcttcagagaaaacaaaaacaatggccttcaaaggaaaggagccagtaagaagcaagattgtaataaatggaaaaatcattgaacaggtcaacaatttcaaatacctgggaaacacgatatcataccagggagaagtagatgttggtggaaagattgcaaagttcctgagagtcacaggactgataaataggaccctgagaagcagtaaggtgcgaaaagaaacaagattgaaggtgtacaataccctagcaataccaatgatgacgtatggaagcgaggtatgggcactgaagaaatctgataaaagaagaataacggcagcagagatgaagttcatgaggagaacggcaggggtgactctcagagacagagtcccatccgagaaaataacagcagatctcggagtgaagccagccatgaagaagataaaacagtataggaaagattggagaaatcatgtcaaaaggatggaggaaacaagatcaccaaaacaggtcctccaatatacaccaacggggaagagaagcagagggagaccaaggaggaaactcacggatacctcaggctcatcctcaacaggttccacaccgcagcagacaggccaataggcctaccgcttataaggaaacgacgacgacgatcttGTAAAAAGCTACACTTTTGAACTCGtcacttcgaaaaaaaaggacTCGTTTTGTTTaagtggaaaaattcaactacCTAGGAAGAAGATAGGTGGATGAAGTAGGAATGagactacagggtgcccagaaatatcgagcacccctaaaaaagttttctactaaaatactttggttggtcacagtgaatgataataatgatagcacatgattggttgagggactggagagataacattccaccaatcatatgcatctatttcacattgccaacctatatttttaatgacaaactttctttggggtgcttgatatttctgggcaccctgtttGGGTAAATAGGATCGTTACATAGGAAAATTAAACCTCCTAGAAACCACATTGCTAACTATGTATATCagagatcaaaaataaaaaatcttcttcacacataataaaaatgattttgaaaagaacCAAGAAGGTACAAGTTAAACTCGTgagtaaatttatttcgaaGTATATCATACAACATAATGGTTCATTATAATCTCGTCGGTAGTTCCAAAATGGGTGATATATCATCAAATTTAGAAGGTAGGTAAAGCCTACCTGAGATTTATAATCAAATCATATCGAGGAAATTAATCTAAAATTAAGTCTATAATCAGACTAACTCATATTTACAATTAGGTAATTCAAGTTGCTATTTAACCTAATTCAGGGACTTGTTATTTCTCACCACATTTCGAACACCAGCACCTCATGTGCTCCTGCTTTAGGCAGCCATATCAGGATCCATATCATAGAGAGAAATATATCACACAAGCTACGACTCAGTAATTCAATAGAGACAAAGTCAATTCACTTCAAAGCATTACAATATTAAGAGATTTACGGCATTACAAATACAGTGAGTTCCACTTAATGTGTGATTGGTTAATAGAGAAAATATATGCTTAATAGAGTTGAAATGGGTTGGAATGGAACATTTACATCTTTTTACATGCAAGTTTTATCGCTTATAAGTTATAATAGTGAAAATGAGCATTGCACTCTGTTAATAGAGTGGACTAATCTttaaaagttggagaaaatcatgaatttcagcaaaatttaacaaaaattggatgaaaaaatgtggaaattgataaaaattaccaagagatgatgaaatttttgtaagaatttataaaaatcgtaaaaaaatgtgttcaaagtGTATTAAGAGATAAAACACAAACAGTACCATGAAATCacctttaaaaaacatcaaaaagtgataaaacttcaattaaatttggaattttgcagttttttccGCATCGGTTATTAGAGTTTTTCGCTTAATATGTAGAGTTGAACATGCCTTGGACCAACTCACCCACATTAAGCGGAACCCACTGTACTTCATAAAATCAAAGATACttcataaaaaatcataaatgcGAAGAACGCACAAAACATACGTCTAGTTACATCAAGGGAAAATCATAAGTTAATAGGCTAATCTTCAACGTATTCAAACTTTAAAGTATTCACAGATGAGACCTACAACAAGCTCTAGAATCCGATTTCTTAACCCAGCAGGATCCGATCTAAATGGTTAAATAACTAGGTATCTATATCACAGGAAGAAAATGGAGGACCAGCATTCCCCCTGTTATAGGGCTCTATTGATAGAGATACTTAGAGCACTCATTCCCAACTTTAGAGTACTTCCCTCTGCCCCTCacctcattttttcacaaaaattcttcGAGTAGAGTTGGTTAAATGATAGCCCTCACCTTGCGGCCATTGGGggctctcaaggtcattggcccaTCTGTCTGACCTTCTAAGGTCATTTGTTTACCTGTCTGGCGTTTCAAGGTTGTCTGCATGGACTCTGGTGGAGGTCATATGTCCAGCTTCTAAAGGTTGTCTGtttggcctcttaaggtcattgaccgatgtgtctggactctcaaggtcactgaccttccTTTCTAACCTCACAAAGCTGTCTGGGTAGGTACCTGTCTGGCtccccaaggtcgtctgtctgcctatCTGGCACAGAGTTgtacacgtttaaaacaaaattaatgaaaaaaaacagaacgatgttTTAAGCAAGAAAAGCCAtttaaaactgtgtttttttgttttaaatgtgtttttttttcaactccaatttcctaaaaaaaaaaaatgttttttttagtttcttgttgaaaaaaagtgaaattgaacaaactgtatttttagagacaaattttgtgttttgattccaatttttcaatatttcttgagctttatagctattttatgacgtcacatctcaaaaattgacgtctggtgaacccaaaacaaatggatttgtgtttaaaacacattttaaacgtaCTTAAAACGCATTTTAAACACAAAgttttaattaagaaaaaaaaaactgttttaaaacaaaaaattcgtttttggaCAACCCTGGTCTGGCATTTTAAGGTCGTTGAATTGTCAgtatggcttctcaaggttgcCTTTCTGAtatctggcttcttaaggtcaccGACCTACTAGTCCAGCCTCTCATGGTTGTCTGTCTGACCGGTGTCTTGAGGTCAATGACCTGTCTttctggctttccaaggtcgtatGCCTTCCTGTATGTTCTCTGAAGGTCATTGGCCCGTCTGtgtggcctctcaaggttgtcggcatgcctgtctggctttccaaggtcaGTTGTCTGTCTATCtggcctcctaaggtcattggccTCTTTGTCTGGTTTCTTGAgatcactgacctacctgtctagcctctcatagGTTGTCTATCTGCCTACCTAGTCTTTCAGGGTGATTGACCCGCCTATCCAGTTTCTCAAGGAAGCCTATCTTTCTTCTATTCGGCCTCTAGAGGTCTCAAAACCACCAGTTATCGAGTTGATGAGTCAAAAATGAGTAAGATGTGAAGcaaatttcgaattaaataaaattttggcatttttgaatgttttgcaattctttgaaaattgaaaaatcaaattcagggtctgaaatttgttttgaaggAATATTTTCATAAGCTATTCTCGATTCCGGCTCTTCTGTTGGATCAAAAAGAAATCTATATTATCATGCTAAATCTTGCATTGTATTAGGCTGGTTATTGTTTGTTAGTACCTACTTAAGCAGTACTTATCTGTCCGCTGTTTTTGAATTCAAACGAATTagatttcaccatttttggaaaattcagaaCATCGAGCTATTTTTATATTCTTTGAACAGTTCGAActgattacaaaaaataaattggtcATTGAAGAGGCAATAATAGATAACAACGATGGCAAGtctcaaagtaaaaaaaaatctacaggtaggtacctttGAAATAGATAGCACCCGAGTCTCATATTCGATTCTAAAAATATATTATCGAACTCACGTGATGCGATAAAATTTATGATGGCTATTATAGATATACCCGAACAGCCAAGACATCTGGGTACCTAGATCTACCTatgtaatggaaaaaaatcccatttttcaaagttggaaagTGACAAAGCAGTTTAGAGTAAAAAATACCACTTACCcgagttgaataaaattatttctcaCTTTAAATGTGGGGATGTGTTCGTATTGGTACCGAATACCTATACTATGAGGAAGTTtaacaaaataatatttatactAGATTTCgagaaatcttttaaaaattgcgttACTAttcgaattttggtttttatattaatttcacTTTGTGTGAtcaacttttattcattttacaacttgaaaaatgtcaatcatgttcaaaatattatttccaTGTCGGTGAGTAGAAATATATTCCAggttgataggtacctatctataataagtaggtaggtacatattttacctaattttcatATCTTATGAATATTATTTGCAATTGCCTATTCTTGTATTGTACTTTATTATCATAGAAAAATGGAACAGACTCGcacaaagaagaagaagaggttgaagaaataggtacctatattggtGAAGTAGGATGCACCACTGCAAACTCGAGCGAGCtttattataataaaatactgcgaataaaaaaacaattgggtcaattttatttcgaaaaaccCAACTCTACCGAAATACCAAAAAGGTGTGAACAATTTGAGGAAACCTTGgttcaaaataatttatcaGTTGCTaaggtgaaaattttagaattttttcaatgattgtaATCTAAGggaaaatatacctaaatcaaaggagaaaaaaatacaatttataaCCCATGCACGAGTATAATGTTCCAATTCTAGGCAAATATTCAAGATTACTTTACCAATGGACAGttcattaaaatattgaaaaatgcaacTCTATTGAAAGCTTACGAACAAAGAGGAGGAACTCAATTTAAGATTCTATTACATTTATCTAATGGAATAACTGCTATCTTCAAGCCAAAATGGTATGGTATCAATTCTATTTTTATATACTGGGgtttcaaataggtatgtaatattACGCGAGGTACACAATTTTATAAGccatgggggagggggggggagattttGATCTTCTAGGGTAACCAATTTGTAAAGTTCTTATGAGAAATTAAACTAGTGAGCAATTCTACGTCAAATCGCATAAAAATTGGGCGATGGttcatagatttttaaaaatgaattctcccctcccccacccactagaattatcaaaaatttgtgaattatcagaattttcaataaacatTTGTCAGACTGCGGGCTCGATTAGGATGGTGGGGGAATTTTTCTCCCTTGTATGtcaaaatatgatgaaaatgtgtaaaaaccattttttttttgaatttgtaaactGTATTTTAGCTTAAAATTGATAATCTTTAAACATTTTGTTGAAAGGTATCCTATTGATGAAGTTCTGCTTGGACATTTTCATTTCCGTGGTAAAGATAGACATTTCTCAGAAGTAGTTGCATTTTATTTGTCGATTATTTTCGGCTTTAAAAATGTACCAGTAGCAACCATCAGGAAACTAGATGTTAATGAATTATTACGCATATCAGACGAAGCTCTTTCGAGTACATTTGTTTCAGAAGGTAGGTACGAAAATTAGTTATTTCATCACAATAATATgcatgtacactgtacagtgtaggTATTATAGCTAGATATATTTGGGtgacttgtgaaaaaaaaagtttatgttTTGCTGTACACCTTAGGAAATCGCCTTTGTTTATATGGAATTTGCTATTTCTGCGATCGCTCGAATTTAATATGTCCCGATGATTCAAATACTATAGAAGGATCCATGCTCATACATTTGCCTCCAGCTTACCCACCCAAAAGTAGCATTCATCCGTGGAATAGAAGTCACAAATGTAACATTTCAGCATGGTAAGTCGTATTGTAATCTATTGATCAATTCACAGAATGTATCGCTACCATTTATTTTCTATCAACTGATGAGTGcattattatatgtacctgtaCGCAAGTtacttatttacttacctacttattttatttcatttaatttattaCGTAATTAAAGGTGGGAAACCGATGAAAATTCTTGTGAAAAAGTAGCAAAATGGAGAACATTTACCTACAGAGGGAAAAACACTCCTTTATTTTTTGACATCGTGGATGCCtcggtatttgattttttgatggatGATGGAGATCGGCATAATTACGAAGTTATCACGATCAATTACACTCCGAGAATGATTTTATTAGACAATGGTAGAGGGTAAGTTAATTATGTAGGTAAAGCGATGATGGAAATAGGAAACAAGCATTTTCCAGAACTGGTCAcgttattcatttcattttatttttacttagaATGGGAAATTCCTATATTGACCATATCGACATATTGGCACCATTGTTTCAGTGTTGCTTGTAAGTATCACTATACAATAATTATCATTGTATCAATAGATTTTAAAATCCGAAAACAATTACCTATTATGTATTAGGTAGCTTAAATaacttggtaggtacctacctacatagttaataatatgcatttttgtgatgtggattttttaaatttcagcctGAGAAATTCAACGTGGAATACTTTACTGGATCTCAGGGGAGGAAATTTATCATACTGGCTTCGTTATCTTATAACATTTAATAATTCTAATCCTGAGATTATCCTTACCGAAAAGCATTTCAAAGCTTTCGACAGAAGactattaattatttttgctgtATTGGAAGATTGTTTCCTAAGGAAGGGAAAGAAAAACGTGATCTTGAACGATTAAACTAGATACCTATCCTCTCAgctgtaatttttaaaaaaaattattttccagacGATTTTTAAGGATTGGTGTTTCTGTTTGCCTATAAATTTTGTATCTAATGATTTAAAAGATGAATCATCCAATAAATGTTTGTAATGATGAATTTGTGGAGACATCGATTGCTTCAATAGGTACCGAAATAAACTGAAAACGAAATCAAGCTGGATCAAAAGAGAATTTTCTATTACTCAACCTCCCATAACTAAAGCTTCGGGCTCCTAAAGTTGATAAAGTTAAATGAGCAGACCTAGTTAAGGGTAGTAAAGATGGAAATCATTACGTGGGTGATTAATATGAGTACCTACTATTCCCTGGAGGGGGAATAATTGCCCATGTCCTAGCTAGCTCGGTAGGAGTGTGGTCTTCCTAAATAACTATACTTACACATTCAAAGAAGATAATATGAGGTATagtcaataagtaggtaagttgcacatttttttaaaaaaatagaacgcgtggatattttttgaccaaaattggaggggatgtagttcaaacattcgaccagatctgacaaaataTATTTTGCATTTGGCTGCGTTGTTTGTATTTTACAGCGTGATTAGTaaagtgctgataaaaaaatgccgcccaaaaattatattttagaaaaaaatgaatttttcaagctgacaaaatgaaaattcatctgaaaattgattgagaaccactcaagacataacacattaacattattttgattcaatcaaaatccaaatgaagtagATTGTCCAATATTCAGTGATAATCTGCTGAATGTCGgcaccagaaattttgcaaccATCACATGAACAAATTACAGCGCAAAATAACGTTTTAACTTGAAATAACATTAGTAAGGGTAAAACAACCCTATTCCACCCAGTGCCTAATCCCAACCACCCTGTATATCTCATCTGTTATTAGTGCTACCTAGTGGAAAGTGGCATAAACGTGTTCCTCTATCACAGACAATTAATTTGAGACATTCCCAGCCTCTGTAAAGCCAAAACTCGTGAAATAAATTGAAGTTTGACATAGTTAGATGAGGTGCTATTGGGGAGGAGAGAAGGATAAGAATATTTTCCTATGCTATTGAGTTCTAGAAATATCACCTAAGGAGTGAATAATTTCCCTATTCACCTGGATAGCTCAAAACTCTCTTCTAACTAATAATACAACCTAACTATGCAACACTTTGTAATGAATGAGGAAGTAAATTCAACCTACACcacaatttaaagaatttattataaCGTATTTATACGTAGGACATTGATTCTTCCTCTTGGTAGCCCAAGTCTACTATGATCCGTCATAAGgaagtattaggtaggtatgcataATTTATAACTAGTACTAGATGCAGCTAATTAATTTCCTCGTAACAATTCACTTGTATTGGAATTGCTCATGAGTAGAAAAACAAGAAACCTATACAAATATACACGATGAATTCATGCAAAACACCATTGACAAAAACAATAAGTAGGCATAGAATTCTCAGATTCAATACACCTACCTATAACAATAATTAGTAATAAGATAAGCTAATTACCTGGGTAGTAAACACGCTTTAACATTTACCTATTACTATCCATGTTGACCATCTCTATCAGTTGTCCCTCCAATACTAAGGACCTCAATGGCACCTTAACTAAACAAGATTTCACGTAACACTTCTCATAATTTAATGATGTCCGGATACATCTCTTAAACTACCGAAAAGAACTCCAATATAATTGATCATTGGATCAATTAATTGTTTAAAtcgaattaaataaatttcacaccCCGAGCTAACATTTTGCCTCACTGAggcacttttttttgcctatattTGCAATTTGAGACGTTTTTTCGCCCTATATGAGACTAAtgacaaaaatatgcaaattagcTCGCAGGTAcctatctgatttttttaagtACCTTACGCAAGTGTTAGATGGCGCTCTATTGACAATGAAGAACGCATAGCTATAAAGTCCTACTATTCGTCTTTACTGTGTGATAGGAACtcgaaaaacattaattttgatgggaaaaaattgagtgtttAGTTTGAGATAAGATAAAAATAACCCCAGAAATGGAAACGTCAGATTTTTATTGCACTTTATAATTTCATCTGGCTTATTCCCCTGACaaatagtaaaatttaaaat
The sequence above is a segment of the Planococcus citri chromosome 3, ihPlaCitr1.1, whole genome shotgun sequence genome. Coding sequences within it:
- the LOC135840409 gene encoding glycosaminoglycan xylosylkinase-like, with the translated sequence MLIHLPPAYPPKSSIHPWNRSHKCNISAWWETDENSCEKVAKWRTFTYRGKNTPLFFDIVDASVFDFLMDDGDRHNYEVITINYTPRMILLDNGRGMGNSYIDHIDILAPLFQCCFLRNSTWNTLLDLRGGNLSYWLRYLITFNNSNPEIILTEKHFKAFDRRLLIIFAVLEDCFLRKGKKNVILND